CTTCTATTTCTAGCTTAGGAGGTGACttggttaaaaataaaaacaaaaaagttatcagaGAAATACTAGTAGCAGTTCTACTAGCCGAAAGAGTATATCGGTTAGATATATGATTGTATAAGAAATAACATAACAAACATTTTTCGTGGGTTCAAAAAGTTTGATCAACTTTGTAGCTTGCCTCACTTGCCTGCAAAGTCatgttatatttttgtattttattagaaatcagggctaaaataaaatataaattgataCAAAGATGAATTTGTTACAACAAAAAATTTTATAAAGACAACACTAGAATTCTACTTAGTGTActtatctaaaaaaaattgtgagaGTTGTTAGATCAGTGtaagtacaaaaaaatattgtgggttttaatttattttgtcagTTTCGGAACCTGTCTGTGTCTGTATAAatacttttgcattttttttaataaccaaaaaattattaaacaatTTTGCACATACGTTGATTCAATTTATACAACTATAAGATGAGCAACGATATCAATCGTTGTCTGTGCAAGATCTAAAATGAGAGAAAATGACTAATGCTTAcgcatttattaaataaaaagtaaactcTTAACttacaataatatatttttatctccACCTTATTTTATAGctcttaataaattaaattgtataGAATATGTAATAGCAATAGTttacctaaaatcaaaaattgaatacacaaaatactgTTTACTAACGTCATCTTGTTTTGTCGCGCCCCAAACGAAACAGTCTTGAACATTTATAATAGCGATAGTTCCAAATTAAAGCACGTTCGAACTACGAACGTGCCCGTGCCAGGTAACTgtgatatttattattattcataacGGTACACTTTCCACGGCAAACGTAAATAATGGCCTACTAAAAGCACGAATAAATGCAAATTCTGAGAGCCCACTAATATTTGCCATAGAAAGGTCAGCGGTAAAACACAATTTAGTACACCCACTGTCTAAGTATTCTAACATATTTTAATGAAGGTAAAATGAGGCACCGGCTTcggtttattgtttttagtttaTTCCCATCTTATCATAGACGAGGAAACGTGGCTCGCATACTTCAGTACCATTGCAACACAGAAATGTATAAATTGGAATCATCTCGGAATATCACGCACGAAGCTATTTCACCGCAAACTGCAAAATTTCTGCGGCCAAATCCGATAACTGGGTATATTGTTATAACACTGGTTTAACCGTTCTCTGTTCTCTGTTCAAACTGTTGTCACTTCAacgtaagggtcgcagttccacTCTATAACTGAGTAATTGCTCCACACAAAATTGCCCTTTATTGATAGAGGTGCTTCTAGTGCTAGATATAAAATTGCCTTGGCGCCGTCTTGGAAAACCTTGCTTGATTTTCGTTCGTCTTTACTTTTGAGACTGCCAGGATTGACACAGTTGATCACGATTCCTTTGCTACTCCATTCTCTATGCTGCAAAAAGGTAACGGCATTTAGAGCTACCTTACTTACAGCTTGCACGCTTAAACCCCAGCCTTCAGTTTTCTCAATGCCTCTTCTACACGCCTCTTCATAATCTTGAATAACAGCTACTAACTCATCTTCAGTAAGATTTCGATCACTAATCCTTTTTCTAATCGCTTCATTCTCGATCGTAGCTAAAAGACCAGCTGGTCCAGACACATTCACTACTTTAGCATTTTCAACTAGTAAAGGATATATCAGCTTCCCGAAATTGATGTATCCATAAAAATTCACACTTAGCGTTCTTCTCACTTTCTCAGCATGGGACAGCTTCTTCTCAGTTTGTACATAATCCGTATTGTTGATCAGCAGGTCTATCCTTTCGTCTTGATCTTGTATGTAGTGTCTGAAGTTGATAATACTTTTCGTATAAGTTATGTCCATGCGATAGTAGTGTAGATTCTTAGCATTTTTCTCTAAGGTGCGAAGTATATTGTAGCCGATAGATTCGTCTTCTGTAGTGAAGTATATTTTTCCTTTgtatgtttttgttagttttttgagGACTTGGTAACCGAGGTTGCTATCGGCGGCGACCACGACAGCTACGGTGGTCATAGTGGTAGTACACTGACTGTTATCGAGTTATCAGCGCCGATGCGTTATCTCGACTGACATGGCCGTATTGTGCGAACACGATAAGACTTTTTTAAGTCTCTGATAAGAGATAACATGAAAGTGATGCTGGGAAAATTTCTGCGAGTAAAATATTGGTGATAAATTATATACGTATAATAGGTATAAATGGTTAGAAAGGTACGGTTACGGTCTATAATTGTATTGAACCCTTTACGACTCAAATTAacttgaatgaaaatatttcacATATTTGTTGGGGTTTCTAGTATTGTTACGAATATTTTGGAATTTGGTCAACTCGAGCAAATGCCTTGTCACAAATCTTATGACTTATATACTAACATTGGCACTAAACAACACATTCTTTAGAGATTAACCTATTAAAATACTTATACTTACCAAACCGCAAATTTCTCTATCCCCACTACATCTAAATGTGAACTCTATAGACTTCCAAACTAGGTCACTTTTTACATTACACAATGAACCAAGATATGAGCTACTGAAAAATAATTCATACATTATCGGAGTCAATGAGCGTATTCAAATCACTACATACGTAATACGATTACTGATTTGAAaattagtatattttttttatttaagccgTATTAGTTATAACTTACTGTTGAAATTCGAATGTAGATTATGCGAGTTGAgacttttttaaattaaagcaTGATTTCTTATCAGTTGGGATGGCAATAGCTTAGTTAATTATATTTGGTAGTAGTATCGGTCATTATCAAGATTGTGAGTATGCGAGTGTGTTAATTACTTAAATAACGGGACGGTCAAATATCAGTCTGATAAAATACTTTAACCTAGTTAAAGAACTTGTTTAAATAAATTTCtaattagagtctgtgcggcaagagaagagtcgtggaatgtaagggaacccatacgttcttcaactcttctctttccgaacagactctataccTACCAAATTATTGTATTATCATTTGTTCTATATATACTTGCAAAGTTTTAATTCGATACGGCTACTAGAAGTAcgttaaataaactttttttattgcATTATTGAACCATCTTCGAGCATAAACAAAAGTATTGACACTGTGACAGATCCGATCCATATCTTATCCAGATAcctacggatatgatggtcgttcttgtctacgtgacagcgtgataaaacggtatccatcactttcaatcgcgctctgttaaaaagtgacggatttTTTGTcccgtggataaagccatccataataagcCTGCAAATTAAATTCATAtcctataattaaaattagcatACGCGTATTTATCCTCATTTTTGCACCCGCACAAATACACATCTGTTCATATATTGTAGTAAAAGTCAGATATCTACactgtatgtatttatttctgtgGCAATACTAGAACGCCGCTCAAAGGGCTccgtataaatatttattacttatttcgATTTTGTGCTCAGGCTTATTTTTCAATCAATTTATATGCGCAAACAAGACAAGATCCTATCATGTGAGAAACATTACGGGCCTtctctttatatataaatacataaataaattaaattaaatgagagggtccttataattttacattaatttcACTTGTAACAACGAGTGCGTCGGGAGTTACTCAAAATCAAGGTTTTTGCGATTATCAAGGTTTGTATAGTTTCCAATGTTCTTTTACAAAATGTAGAGCACCGACTTAATGTATTTATAGTTGTCCAAACCTTATGTTTTAATGTGTATGAAATTCTTTAGTACTTCACAGTTTGACTTAATTCACcgatagatggcgttagtagtagcGATTTTAGAAATTTATTATGGTTATTTTTGTTGGCAATTAACactaaaatatttgtaaaattattttgaataacgtgtatgtaatattttgcatttaaagtcacaatttagccatttgttgTTAAAGAAAATTCATTACCAAATGAGTCAAAAGATGTCACTTTGTTCCCAACGCGTATTTTCTACAACGCGGTGTTAAAAAAATTCCGGgtttatatcgggtggaacagaacgaaaaacttttacgcaaacgggaAATTGTTTAGgttacgtactttatttttcacttattaatcaagttaatatttctaaccgttttcgagatacagtttgttaaccATTaatgcaaaaatctgtatgtttcaacgctagcaagtagatcctattaaatgacatgacatgtgtcaatttaaaatgtaaatagctTTGTAGGATTATCactgattttgttttactttttaattcagctttacgattataataactcgattgtagatcacttagataacactatcctttcagctcagtctctagaaatgttccagcCTGTATATAGGGTCCAAGCAGTGAGCGTTATATAcacagccatattcgaactttaagatacgtcaaataatagatatggaaacgatatagattgaatatgtcagtgtgaaaagtgacgtttttgtttgtagaAACCTCACtcttgacacttgtttgacactgacatatatattatttgacgtatcttaaagttcgaatatggctgacAGTGTGTAGTagtgtaaatagtaaataaagtgGTGGTTATATACAGTGTGGTGTCATTTTTGGACCCTGTTCATGGTCCCTCGAGTCGGATATACGGCTATTCGGTTCTAGGATTAAAGCTTTTTTGTGTTAAAACCACAAACTGACTCGAGTCTTATTTAAAATCGAGGAACCGAAAGACTCGTATCTACCAACACTATTTCCTACGTTCTGTATAGCCGCAATTACATAGCGCATAGGAAAACCAGTTTACGAGTGATCTCTTATTACTTTAAATTATTCCCGAGCTAGAGCTCAAGATACACTAGCGACACACGGAAGATGAAAATGTTTCGCGAATTAGTTAACAGAGGGCGATGCCTAAGTTCTAAATAGAAAAACTTGTGTCATTAAGTGGCGAGGTTCATACTTTATGGAGTTTAAGGCGTTTGAGAAAAAAGGTTAATGTCTTGCGGGGATAAAGGATAAAACATTGTtagaataaaggatgactcacgttataccgggccggggccgggccggagcttccagcgatTCGTTTTCtgtggaaagcaccacgtgatcaccgatcagccgtgcacggtccggtctagcatgagtcatccttaaattggACATGCAGCaaatccaaaaattaagttatgTTTTTACGATGAGTCGAGATCTGACGAACGCGAGGGAgatcaattcgaacgtacacctTGACATGTCAAGTCATGTCATGACACACGACCACACAACATGAATaagaaaaccggacaagtgcgagtcggactcgcccactgagggttccgtgctttttag
The Cydia splendana chromosome 8, ilCydSple1.2, whole genome shotgun sequence genome window above contains:
- the LOC134793190 gene encoding uncharacterized protein LOC134793190: MTTVAVVVAADSNLGYQVLKKLTKTYKGKIYFTTEDESIGYNILRTLEKNAKNLHYYRMDITYTKSIINFRHYIQDQDERIDLLINNTDYVQTEKKLSHAEKVRRTLSVNFYGYINFGKLIYPLLVENAKVVNVSGPAGLLATIENEAIRKRISDRNLTEDELVAVIQDYEEACRRGIEKTEGWGLSVQAVSKVALNAVTFLQHREWSSKGIVINCVNPGSLKSKDERKSSKVFQDGAKAILYLALEAPLSIKGNFVWSNYSVIEWNCDPYVEVTTV